Proteins encoded by one window of Halobaculum halobium:
- a CDS encoding HalOD1 output domain-containing protein: MTQPSVLEDTESGIHDTIDAPRDGGAVSGVVRAVAAVDGVDPVDLDATIEEAIDADALESLARHDATDWRLEFPLGDHAIVVEGDGTVLVDASVFPNRF, encoded by the coding sequence ATGACACAGCCATCAGTGCTCGAAGACACCGAAAGCGGCATCCACGACACGATCGACGCCCCCCGAGACGGGGGAGCCGTCTCGGGGGTCGTTCGCGCCGTCGCGGCGGTCGACGGCGTCGACCCCGTGGATCTGGACGCGACCATCGAGGAAGCGATCGACGCCGACGCGCTCGAATCGCTCGCGCGTCACGACGCCACCGACTGGCGCCTCGAGTTCCCGCTCGGCGACCACGCGATCGTCGTCGAGGGCGACGGAACCGTCCTCGTCGACGCCAGCGTCTTCCCGAACCGCTTCTGA
- a CDS encoding FAD-binding and (Fe-S)-binding domain-containing protein, with the protein MSSDAPSPPDGGPDLTSADYDYSSEDVSEPGLVADLEELVDGDVRFDTYSRQLYATDASAYQQTPIGVVLPRHTDDVAAVMSYCAEREIPVLPRGGGTSLAGQSVNEAVVLDFTRHMNEIRAFDPDAREATVDAGCIVDELNEAAEPHGLKFAPDPAWRDKSAIGGAIGNNSTGSHSLKYGKTDAYVESCEVVLADGSVETFGAIEVATVREEADPEGDLLERIYAEVVRILDEEADEVTARYPDMKRNVSGYNLDVLVEEARGEWDAGPASEEASGTGQGVGADEPDEPATVNLARLMCGSEGTLGIVTEATVSLVPIPETKAVALLTYDSLIDAMDDVPRILEHDPAAVEVMDDTFLDLARETAEFGDVVGLLPDGTDSVLLVEFYAEDDADGRRTVADLVADRCPGTETTVEPTDAGVDAGGETVATHALEAHDPERRATFWKMRKAGMPILLSRTSDAKHISFIEDCAVPPEHLADYARDFQALLDEVGTFASFYAHAGPGVLHIRPLVDTKTVDGLEQFERIADGASDLVVKYGGSVSGEHGDGRARTQWNRKLYGDDLWATFRDLKTAFDPDWLLNPGNVCGDHSLTEHLRFDPEYAFDAGFEPELHWDNENGFQGMAELCHGCGGCRGGQSTTGGVMCPTFRAADEEIQSTRGRANLLRGAMSGDLPADPFSEEFASEVMDLCVGCKGCKRNCPSGVDMAKLKAEVAHERHEREGPSLRDRLFANINLVSRVGSALAPVSNLATSLPGAGLVGEKLLGVAAERDLPAFHRTTLRDWYDARGGSQITEADAERVAVLVPDTYTNYNHPDAGKAAVRVLEAAGVRVELADVEDTGRPAHSMGFLDTARERTAEAVSDLSPRIERGRDVVVVEPSEAVMLQSDLLDLHDSEAAARVAANSYGVLEYVDAFRLDESMDLGGEGALAYHGHCHQKATKKDHHAVGVLRRAGYEVDPLDSTCCGMAGSFGYEAEHYSMSTAIASILFDQVDDSPGEEVTAPGASCRSQLAERDGADGDPPHPVEKVAAALR; encoded by the coding sequence ATGTCTTCCGACGCCCCGTCGCCGCCGGACGGCGGACCGGACCTCACGAGCGCCGACTACGACTACAGCTCCGAAGACGTGTCGGAGCCGGGGCTCGTCGCGGACCTGGAGGAGCTCGTCGACGGCGACGTGCGCTTCGACACGTACTCTCGACAGCTGTACGCGACAGACGCCTCCGCGTACCAGCAGACGCCCATCGGCGTCGTGCTCCCCCGCCACACCGACGACGTGGCGGCGGTGATGTCCTACTGCGCGGAGCGAGAGATCCCGGTGCTCCCGCGCGGCGGCGGTACGTCGCTGGCGGGCCAGTCGGTGAATGAGGCCGTTGTCCTGGACTTCACGCGCCACATGAACGAGATCCGTGCGTTCGATCCCGACGCCCGGGAGGCGACCGTCGACGCCGGCTGCATCGTCGACGAGCTCAACGAGGCGGCCGAACCGCACGGGCTGAAGTTCGCCCCGGACCCTGCCTGGCGCGACAAATCCGCGATCGGCGGCGCGATCGGCAACAACTCGACGGGATCGCACTCGCTGAAGTACGGCAAGACCGACGCGTACGTCGAGTCGTGTGAGGTCGTGCTCGCGGACGGCTCCGTCGAGACCTTCGGCGCGATCGAGGTCGCGACGGTGCGAGAGGAGGCGGATCCCGAGGGCGACCTCCTCGAACGGATCTACGCCGAGGTCGTCCGGATCCTCGACGAGGAGGCCGACGAGGTGACCGCCCGCTATCCGGACATGAAGCGCAACGTCTCCGGATACAACCTCGACGTGCTCGTCGAGGAGGCGCGCGGGGAGTGGGACGCGGGACCCGCCTCCGAGGAAGCGAGCGGGACGGGACAGGGCGTCGGCGCCGACGAACCCGACGAGCCCGCGACGGTCAACCTCGCACGGCTCATGTGCGGGAGCGAGGGGACGCTCGGAATCGTCACGGAGGCGACCGTCTCGCTCGTGCCGATCCCCGAGACGAAGGCGGTCGCGCTGCTCACGTACGACTCGCTCATCGACGCCATGGACGACGTGCCGCGCATCCTCGAACACGACCCCGCGGCCGTCGAGGTGATGGACGACACCTTCCTCGATCTGGCCAGAGAGACCGCCGAGTTCGGCGACGTGGTCGGGCTGTTGCCCGACGGCACCGACTCGGTGCTCCTCGTGGAGTTCTACGCCGAGGACGACGCCGACGGGCGGCGGACGGTGGCGGACCTCGTCGCCGACCGCTGTCCGGGGACGGAGACGACGGTCGAGCCCACGGACGCCGGCGTCGACGCCGGCGGCGAGACGGTCGCGACGCACGCGCTGGAGGCGCACGACCCCGAGCGGCGCGCGACGTTCTGGAAGATGCGCAAGGCGGGGATGCCGATCCTGCTCAGCCGCACCTCCGACGCGAAGCACATCTCCTTCATCGAGGACTGCGCGGTGCCTCCCGAGCACCTCGCGGACTACGCCCGCGACTTCCAGGCGTTGCTGGACGAGGTCGGCACGTTCGCGTCCTTCTACGCCCACGCCGGCCCGGGCGTCCTCCACATCCGGCCGCTGGTGGACACCAAGACCGTCGACGGGCTGGAGCAGTTCGAGCGCATCGCCGACGGCGCGAGCGACCTCGTCGTGAAGTACGGCGGCAGCGTCTCCGGCGAGCACGGCGACGGCCGCGCGCGCACCCAGTGGAACCGCAAGCTGTACGGCGACGACCTGTGGGCCACGTTCCGAGACCTGAAGACGGCGTTCGACCCGGACTGGCTGCTCAACCCCGGGAACGTCTGCGGCGACCACAGCCTCACCGAGCACCTCCGGTTCGACCCGGAGTACGCCTTCGACGCCGGCTTCGAACCGGAACTGCACTGGGACAACGAGAACGGCTTCCAGGGCATGGCCGAGCTGTGTCACGGCTGCGGCGGCTGCCGCGGCGGCCAGTCGACGACCGGCGGCGTGATGTGTCCCACCTTCCGCGCGGCAGACGAGGAGATTCAGAGCACGCGCGGCCGGGCGAACCTCCTTCGAGGAGCGATGTCGGGCGACCTGCCGGCGGACCCCTTCTCCGAGGAGTTCGCGAGCGAGGTCATGGACCTGTGCGTGGGCTGCAAAGGCTGCAAGCGAAACTGTCCCAGCGGCGTCGACATGGCGAAGCTGAAGGCCGAAGTCGCCCACGAGCGCCACGAGCGCGAGGGGCCGAGCCTCCGCGACCGCCTGTTCGCGAATATCAACCTCGTCTCTCGCGTCGGGAGCGCGCTCGCACCCGTGTCGAACCTCGCGACGAGCCTCCCGGGCGCCGGTCTCGTCGGGGAGAAGCTGCTCGGTGTCGCCGCCGAGCGCGACCTGCCGGCGTTCCACCGAACCACCCTCCGCGACTGGTACGACGCCCGCGGCGGCTCCCAGATCACTGAGGCCGACGCCGAGCGCGTCGCCGTTCTCGTCCCGGACACGTACACCAACTACAACCACCCCGACGCCGGCAAGGCCGCGGTCCGCGTGCTCGAAGCGGCTGGCGTGCGAGTCGAACTTGCGGACGTGGAGGACACCGGCCGTCCCGCCCACAGTATGGGATTCCTCGACACCGCGCGCGAACGGACCGCCGAGGCGGTTTCGGATCTCTCTCCCCGGATCGAACGCGGCCGCGACGTGGTCGTGGTCGAACCCAGCGAGGCCGTGATGCTCCAGTCGGATCTGCTGGATCTGCACGACTCCGAGGCGGCCGCCCGGGTCGCCGCCAACAGCTACGGCGTGCTGGAGTACGTCGACGCCTTCCGACTCGACGAGTCGATGGACCTGGGGGGCGAGGGCGCGCTCGCCTACCACGGCCACTGCCATCAGAAGGCGACGAAGAAAGACCACCACGCGGTCGGGGTGCTCCGACGAGCGGGCTACGAGGTCGACCCGCTGGACTCCACCTGCTGCGGGATGGCCGGGAGTTTCGGCTACGAGGCGGAGCACTACTCGATGAGTACCGCCATCGCCTCCATCCTCTTCGACCAGGTCGACGACAGCCCCGGCGAGGAGGTCACCGCCCCCGGCGCCTCCTGTCGGTCACAACTCGCCGAGCGCGACGGCGCCGACGGGGACCCGCCCCACCCGGTCGAGAAGGTGGCTGCGGCGCTTCGGTAG
- a CDS encoding LutC/YkgG family protein: protein MSADMLSAFVDSAERHHATVHRVAPEEVTATIARLVEAPAVGVALPWGLDLPEAVATDPTPADLDAAETGVTAARLAIADYGSVVLESDAAGSEAVSLFPERHVAVVRAGDVVPGMREAIERLGDRLRDGASAVLATGPSATADMGDLVIGAHGPRAVEIVLVEEAEEMDGHDSGPDSEEDSRE, encoded by the coding sequence ATGTCCGCGGACATGCTCTCGGCGTTCGTCGACAGCGCCGAGCGCCACCACGCGACCGTCCACCGTGTCGCCCCCGAGGAGGTGACGGCGACGATCGCGCGTCTCGTCGAGGCGCCCGCCGTCGGCGTCGCGCTGCCGTGGGGGCTCGACCTCCCCGAGGCCGTCGCGACCGACCCGACGCCCGCCGATCTGGACGCCGCGGAGACGGGCGTCACCGCCGCGCGCCTCGCGATCGCCGACTACGGGAGCGTCGTGCTCGAATCGGACGCCGCCGGCAGCGAGGCGGTGTCGCTGTTCCCCGAGCGCCACGTCGCCGTGGTCCGCGCCGGCGACGTGGTGCCCGGAATGCGCGAGGCGATCGAACGGCTCGGCGACCGCCTCCGCGACGGCGCCAGCGCGGTGCTTGCGACCGGCCCCTCTGCGACCGCCGACATGGGCGACTTGGTCATCGGCGCGCACGGTCCGCGTGCGGTGGAGATCGTCCTCGTAGAGGAAGCGGAGGAGATGGACGGGCACGATAGCGGCCCCGACAGCGAGGAGGACAGCCGTGAGTAA